ATAAATGCTGCTTATTCCTTTCATTATAAAGCTATTCCTTACGTGACGTAATACTTGTTGAGTTAGTGAAAATGTGCTGTTTAGTAGGACAGGCTAAACTAAAGTCCTGGTTGTGCAGTTACAGAGCAGGTAAGGTTTCCTTGCAAGGCTCAGGGTGATGGTTTGAGTAACCTGGGGAAGCTGCACGCAACTTTTGAGCCAGAAAGTCCTTTGTGTGTGAAGGTGCATTATTCCTTCATTCCTATCTTGATATCAAACATGATCCAACATCCGTGGAAGCCAAGCTATGCCTCATGTACCACACCTGTATGTCGTGGAAGCAGCTCTCCCACTGCATGGTGGTGGGCACTGGAGCTTGGCAGGAGCACCGGGTtatgctgcagctggagctggagcccaACAAAGCCTTTTTAGATCCTTTTAGAAAAAATCCAAGCATTTGGGCTGCTCAAAACCATACCCTTAATGAACCCAGCTCCTGAGCGCACGCCTGTTCAGCTGGAAGAGGGTGTTTATTCACCTGcagtaaacattttaatttactcAACGTTCTGGtgattaaataattaaaaaaaaaaaaaaggcaatttccTTAGTGGTAGAAAAATTCCCTTCGTCTCTTGGCTCAGGGCCTGCTCTCGCAGCAGTGAACCCGAGGAAAGTTTTGCCTCGGGAGGTCGGCAGCAGCAACATTTTGAGTCCTCCCCACCTGGCACCGGAGCCAGCTCCAggcctggaagaaaagaaaaggtttctgTTCGCCTCACTCCCCATGTGCCTTCCCAGTGattcagcaaaacacttaaCTTCAGGGAAATGGGGAGTGAGCACATGCTTCCAGTTAAAAGCACACGGAGAAGGGCTTTGCTGAATAAGGATGGATGAACTTAGGTTTTACGGGCTTTGCTGAATCAGCCTGCAGCGCAGGAGCTCCTTGGGGTGCTCTCTGTAAAAACCAGCCTTAAAGGCCGTCCTCTTGGCGTGCACCTTGTGcctgcagcctctctgctggcagctggctggaAGCTGTGTCCATGGGCAGGATTTTATAGGTCCCCCTAGCGCTGTTTGCTTGTTCGCCTCTTGGATCCAACAGCGAATTCATAAAATTCCCCtcactgccagggctggggtggCCACAGCTCCTCGGGGCGGCCTGGGcagggcctcaccgccctcaTAGTGACAAATTTCTGCCTtgtatctaacctaaatctgcccttttccagtttaaagccattactccttgttctatcactacaccccctgacaaaatgtccctccccagctttcctgcagctcccctttAGGTACAGGCAGGCCGCTGGGAGGTCTCGCAGGCCCGTTTTAGCAGAAGCAGGTTTCCAGGCACAACCCCTGGTGGCTGACTCCTGATTTTCtaactcccttttttttttgttttccttaggtTCAAGAAATACAAGCAGGCAGGGAGTCACTCCAACTCCTTCCGCTTGCCCAACGGCCGGGCAGACGATGCAGGTGAGGCCTCTGCTGCCATGACTTAGGGGACAGGGGGCAGAGGCTTACAGAGCAGGCCAATTCCTCCTTCAAAACACAAATGGATTGTTTTagttgctttcatttatttatttatttataaaaccgAGCCCTGTAGAAGTCCAGGAAACCCATGTGTTTGGCACTGTAGCAGTCTGAGCCCAGTGCAACTTCAGCAGGCAGGGCCCGCTGCGGCCAGAGGGCTGGGTGCCCTGGCTTTGTTTCCCCTAATGTTTTTGCAGGAAGATGTTTTTCtaatctgtgttttcctttctttcttgttcggaactttctgttttccatgaTTTTGACACACTTTTATAAAAATGAGAATTCTCTTCCCTCCTTGAATTCCAGTGACAAATGTTTTCCCTCAAGTGTTTAGTAATGTGATGGCTTCCAAAACCGAACTGCTTGCAATTCCCTTTGAATATCCACAATATCTGTGTGACTCAAATAAGCaccttttctgaaaaaacaCACCTTCGTCAAATAATTCAACATCCTTCTCCCCTTTTAAATTAGGGGATTCAAACTCTTGTGGAGGTCTTGACCATAGGCACCCGTTTAACatttcagagagaaagcagGGAATGCATTGggttttctttataaaaaccTTTTCAGACTTCTGAAGGATGCACAGAAATcacaaatgcaattaaaaagtcTTGTGGCAACCTGCTGTAATGTGAGTGGTGTCTGTAAGAGCTGAAGAGGAACCTCCACCTCTCAGACCCAGTTCCCATCCTTTATTTGAGCTCCCCCATATGAAGCAGACACCTTACAAGTGAGCGCTAACTGAAAAtcagcaccttttttttttcatgttggcaGCTAAGGCTTTCCCAGCCCGAGCTTTATGTTGCTGTAAGCTAAGGTGTGAACTTTATAAACCGTCAGTCGTGTTGATATAACCCTCACGTGGCCTTTCTTGGCTTCGCTTGCGTTGCGCGGTGAAACCACAGGCGAGAGCAGCCCTCGCTGTGCTCACCTGGGAGTTACGTCACGGTCATCCTGCCAAACTTTCTGGGTTAACGAGGGTGAAGGATGAATTCAGATGAGGTAGTGTTCAAAAAGGCAAAGGatggttggggttggaagggacctcagagcCCCtcgagcccccagcccaggctgcccccagccccatccagcctggccttgggcgctgccagggatggggcagccacagctcctcggggcagcctgggcagggcctcaccaccctcaaagtgaagagtttcttcctaatatttaacctaaatctgccctcttttagtttaaagccattcccccttgccctgTCATAACAGACCCTAGTGTCCATCCCCAAAAAATGAGGCTTGGGCCTCATTTCAGCATTCTGGCTGTAGGAAAGAGTGATGCTCAGCCCCAGGGTGATGACAGAGTTCCCCTTTATCACAGCATCCCCACATTTTTGCCCAAAGGAGGAACAAAATCCATGAGCAGGGTCAGCAGGGTGGCCCCAAACACAgacagcccagggcagggggagcccccTCTGCCCACCTGGGCGAGGATGGGTGCTGGGGATGGGTGCTGGGCatggaggagaggctgggggacaCCTCTGATGCCCAGGTGTCGTTGCAGAGCCTCAGAGCATGCCGCTGCTCGCCAGGTCCCCCAGCACCAACAGAAAATACCCTCCTCTGCCCGTCGACAAGCTGGAAGAGGAGATCAACCGCCGGATGGCAGATGACAACAAGCTCTTCCGAGAAGAGTTCAACGTGAGTGCCTTtgcctctccctctctcccgCAGCTCAAGGGATGGATGGGAGCGGGACACTTGAATAAAGGGGTTTCTTCACTCCctggcagtgtttttttccagtggacACAACCAAGCCGGTACGGGGTGGTGGTCATTTTTCAGACGGGTCCAAAAGGCTTCTCTGTTCCTCTGCAAAGCAACGGGTATTTATTGCAAGGGGGGCAGTGATTATCTGCAGCCAGAGAGCAGTTTCACAGCTGATGAGATGAAGAGCGTGATGGAGAGAGAATTCAAATCTCTGCCTTCTTTCCCTGAAATCCCACAGCTCGGGCAGGCGGCTCACAGTGTAGGGCGTGTgacacacagcagaaaaatcccGGTCTCATTTGGCAGAAGAGCGGAGACAAAACAGCTGGTACATCAAAGGGGGAGCTACTCGGAGACTTTTACATATTTACTGCAAAATGCACAAAGAGGTTTTTACCCTCGTAACTGGGTTGTAGGatctctctgtctctttgcCTGAGTGGGCCTGCCTGCCCACCCACCTGCTCTCATTTTGCAGGCTTTTCTTGGCATCTTCCGTCCCATTGTCTAGGTTCATCTTGTGTTTAAAGCAGGTTAGTGAGGAGTGTTTGTGATTTGCAGGTATGCTGAAGGCTCTTCTCCCACCTGCAGGGATCCCAGTTTGGGGGTGTCACACGAGCAAAGGGGATAATTGAGTTGATAAATAATGAGCAAGGTTATTGCATTCTCTACAAAATGCAGAGAGCTTTGCTAGCAGGCTGCACTATGGGCTTTCAGATTTTGGGGCCAGGACGTATCATGAATGTTTTGAGGTGGAGGAGCTCTGGAAGAGCATCCCAGGCTGCTGGTTTCCTCCCCGgtgctgcctcctctcctcctgatcCTCGTGGCTGTGAGGGAAACACCACCAACACGAACTGCTTCTAAAGTTGTGCCGTGGTGGTGTCCCAAATCTGCAAACAGCCAAAACAAGAGCTCTGACAGAGGAATGGAAACGACCCAGTCTGCTCAAGTGAGCTGTTAACCTTTAGTCTGAACGATGATGATTTACAGAACAGCACCTGGCCTTCAGCACTGATGGATTTTGGCAATAAGTCAAGCATCGTGCTCTGATCATCTCTTCTAAGATCTCTAAAGCCTCTGCGTGGTTCTACAGCCCCTCGTGATGATGAACCTCATACGGTTTCGTCTCGGCCAGGCAGTAACAGGCAATGCTGAGAGAGGTGATGAGGCAGGGGACGAAGCTAATAACTGTCTGGAGCATTacaccagagctgctgggctaGCTGGATTCCCCACCAGCCtaattaatgaaagaaaacccaCTGCTGGGTTGCACAGAAAGCGTCCTGGTGGGGACAGTACCCTGCGGGTACTCGGGCTGTGGGGTTTTGAAGCTGGGGCTTCAGTCTGGTCACGTTTGGCCTGGCTGTTAATGGAGGAAATCTCAGCAGGAGCCTCCCTGCGTAGAAACGAGCTCCCGAAACCCAGTGCTGGTGGGTTTGGTGTTGGAGGCTTTGCTGCCACCTCGTGTttgtggggctggaggctgcagatAGAGCCTCTGGGAAGGGATTTGCTCAGCCCAGGATGTCTAAATGGTCACCTGGAGCTGCGTGGGGGCAAGGAGCAGTGCAGGGGTGAAGGTGAGGGAGAGGAGGTGAGGGTtagcagagctggggcaggctggTGGTGTGGCTGACCCGTGGATTTTGGAGGGCTGAGCACCCAGGAGTGATGGTGCTGCCcagagagctgcagggcagcccctctgtgctctgattttctttccctggaCAGGAGCTGCTACTCGCCTACCTCCTGGAGACCAAAGAAGGGCAGAAGTCAATATTTGCCCCTCCTTTTTGCCCCTCAGATGGGATGCTCAGACGTGGCACTCCTGACCCGTGCCAGAGCCCTGCCTCCTTCACATTTAGCAGTGCCACGAGCCCCCTGGTGCGGGACGGTATCACCCCAAACCCTGTTTTGTGCCGTTGCAGGCTCTCCCAGCGTGTCCCATTCAGGCCACGTGCGAAGCTGCTTCCAAGGAGGAGAACAAGGAGAAGAACCGATACGTGAACATTTTGCCCTGTAGGTAGCAGTGCGGCCGGTGGGGCTAGGGGTCCGGGTGAGGGAGGACACTGCTGGGGTGGTCTTGCCTCCccgaggggctgctgcagcttccaTAGCTTTAGACACACAGCATCCATCCTTGGGTAAGGTTCAGCACCTCCCCAGGCACGTTCACAGAAGAATTTGAGGGcacaaaatcatttatttgtgCAGCGAAGCCGGGCTGGGGACCCACCGagcccaggctctgctccaaaaaatgtcttttccagCCCCGTGGGGTTTTTGTTCTTAATGCCCACTTGTCATTTTTCCCCAGATGATCATTCCAGGGTTCACCTGACTCCCGTCGAAGGGGTTCCTGACTCCGACTACATTAATGCCTCCTTCATTAATGTAAGTGGCTGCTTTCCCCACGAAGCAGGGCCCAGCCACGTGTGTGGCTTTTATGGGGTGCGACTTTTGTCTGGGGGAGGACCCGTAAGGACAGGGGTGAACGTGTTCCAGCGATGGGACCATgatgcagggagctgggactcGTAAATTCTGCCTGGAGCTCTGCCATTGTTCAGCCCCATCCCTTCACACCTCGCTTTCCTCCCCCTTCTGCAATAACTCAAAGCTCCTTGGGGTGCTGTGAAGCCCAAGCCAGCCGCTTTGGGAGGGATTTGGGAGCCGTTCCCAACAAGCAGAGGATTTCTGATTAACAGCTGACGGCTCCTGGGGCTGATTAATCACAGGTACTTCCCAGCTTGCAGGGCTGGACCTGAAAAAGAGATCAGGCAGTCTGGCTAAAATGTATTGAGAAATATCTTTGCCCTACTCGGCTCCTAGGGGGCAGCAGGATCTGTGCCTTTTGGTAGTGAAATGATGATTTTGGAGAGTGGGAGAGTATAAACTTCACTTTATAGTGCTCATATGAATACGAAATCctgctttttattaatttgatcTCCTGTTTCTTGCCTTGGGCAAATGCTGGTCTTTCAtctcccctttttctccttttctctgcaggggtaccaagagaaaaacaagttcaTTGCTGCACAAGGTAAGCACCCAGCTGTGCCCCGAGGGGTTTGGGCTGGGTTTTTCTGCCCTGTGTGGACCCTGCTCGGGGTGAAAGGAGCCTGGGCTGGCCCACAGCTTGGCCCCAAAAAGGATTTCTGCGGGTGTGCCACAACTCTTCCCGagctcccagcagagcctgACAGCAGCTCTCCTGTCACCCAGCCGGGGCAAAGCTTTgcctctccttttttctcctggcTCGCCCTTAGCCTCGGGCTTGGCAGGGGATGTGGAGGTTGAGTCAGCTCCTTGCCTGGCTCCTTCCCGTGCCATATTGAAATAGGATCCCGTGGTTAAAGCACAAGGCTCGGGGGCAGGACTCGTGCGTGCTATTTGCGACGGCCACGGTTTCCCCGTGTGACCTTGGGCAAGTTGTTTCCACGCTCCGTGTGCCTGATTTCCCCTTTCTGGGGCTAAAAATGGAATTCCCGGTCATAAAAAGCATCCagtccctttaaaaaaaaaaaaaaaagccctgctaTTGTGTGTGATAGGATTGTTGTTTGGGTTAGCCAACTTACCCCGGGGACGCATCCTGTGCTGACATCTACCGGCAAAAACCATCTCGGCATCAGCCACGGCTTCGCAGCAGCTCTCGTGTGGCCGATTCCTTTCCCTAATAACAACCCCATCTGTTCATTTTGCCCTTAGGACCAAAGGAAGAAACGGTGAACGACTTCTGGAGGATGATCTGGGAGCAAAACACGGCAACGATCGTGATGGTGACCAAcctgaaggagaggaaggaggtgggTGGCAGCTTTTCGCCTCTCTCCGCCCTCTTCTCTTCTACTCTGCTCCCGAGCTCAGCCGCCCGCCTCCCGTCTCTCCCCGCAGTGTAAATGTGCTCAGTACTGGCCGGATCAGGGCTGCTGGACCTACGGGAACATCCGCGTGTCCGTGGAGGACGTGACGGTGCTGGTGGACTACACCGTGCGCAAATTCTGCATCCAGCAGGTGCTGcaccccccccaaatccctccccgCATCCCTCCTCGGGGCCGGTGCCCTCCACAGTCTCACCCCGCAGCATCCCCGCCTCCCTTTTGAACCAGAGTTATTACAAACGTGCTCACCTCGAGTTTCTGGGACCCCGTTTTCCActgaaggcaggcagcagccaggtttGGCGTTCAGCCCCAAAATCCTCCAGCAGTCGCTGTCCCTGTCGGTGCCTCCACAGGAGCCAGCTCTGCCTCACGAGCCGAGACGAAACCCAGCGCCGTGCGCGTtgcttttccttgcctttcccaTCCGTCACTCCCTCGTCCCACCCTCCGAGGCTCCGGCTGCCTTCGTCACTCGTTGTTTTCCCCGTGCTCCCAGAGGCAGGCGACAAAACTGGCGGGGGGCGTGGGGAATGAGAGAGTCAGGTTGGGGATGAAATGGGGCAGGTGGCATCACCTGGGtgatggcaggagctgctctggtgTTTTACAGCTCCAAGGCCACCCGCAGGATGCAGGATATGATGCAGAGCaattaaaataacagctttttagAGCCAAATCCGGCCCTGGAGCTTTGGTTCGACGCTTCCTAAGCCTGCTAAGTTCAGCCTGGGGGCCGTAGCTCCCCCTCTGCCCCCTTGcttttgggaaaaagaaagtaaatctAAGTATTTGGGATGAAACCCAGCCCGCCTTTCCCCTGCAGGTAGGCGACGTCACGAACAAGAAGCCTCAGCGCCTCGTCACGCAGTTCCACTTCACCAGCTGGCCCGATTTCGGGGTGCCCTTCACTCCCATCGGGATGCTGAAGTTCCTGAAGAAGGTGAAGACCTGTAACCCCCAGTACGCAGGAGCCATAGTGGTGCACTGCAGGTGAGCCCCGGTGACAGCTAACCTCCGCCTCTCCCCGCTTGCCTGGGGAGCATCTTCTATTTAATACccaaaggatgttttttttccatcagtttttcctttttttttttgtttttttattcccaCTTGTTATTTAACGCTGCGAGCTTCGGCCTGTCCACACAggaacattcaaaaaaaataaaaataaatggatctGAGTGAGCTTCTTGATCACTTGGTGCAGCTCGATTCAGTCGGAGCTGAGCTAAAATCCCCTCCTGTGCTTTGGAGGCACCTCCCTTGGTGCTCTGGGCCTGAGAGGGCAGCATCCTGAGCTGCGGGGAGCTGGTGCTCAGCCTGCGAGGGGGAAACCACGTTGTTTATGCGAGATTCAGACTCAGCACCACCCCTGGGGTTTGCAGGAGGCTGTGTCCCTTTCCGAAAGGGAAAGCCCCACGGTTAAAGGCAGAGGTTAAAGGTTTGGTTTAAGGTTTGCCACCTCCTGAGTCCAACTTTCCAGCTTCCTTCTCAGGAGGCAGCAGATGAAAGGGCTCAGGCTCTCCGTAGCATCACCCAGACTCATCTTCCATCTCTCCTTAACACCAGGCACCGAAATAAAGCTCACCCTCACGGTGTGGAGGGTGGAAGGGCAGCGGGTAGAAACCTCCCCCTCCTCCTAAACccaatttgctgttttctgggcAGCTCCGGGCTCCGGCACAGGGCTCTCGGCGCTGCTGCAGCGACTTATTCCTTGTCCCCTCTGCCTTTTCAGCGCCGGGGTGGGACGCACGGGCACTTTCATCGTCATCGATGCCATGCTGGACATGATGCACGCCGAGAGGAAGGTGGACGTTTACGGCTTCGTCAGCCGAATCCGGGCGCAGCGCTGCCAGATGGTACAGACAGATGTAAGCACGCCGCTCTGCTTCCCTGGGGCTTCTCTCCTTTGGGTTTTCCTTCGTACCCtcggccccacagccccctgcagcGGCTCCGCCTGCAGCTCGAGGTCGTCCCTGGGTTTGGGAGGAGCGCTGAGACAGAGCTGTGTCGAGGGAGCCTTTCGTTAGGTCCCGCTGGTTGCAGTCACCAGCTTTCCCTCGCAGCTTTGGGTCAGATTGCTGCAGGAATAGCAAATAAAGCCTCGGAGCCCTCACGGGGTGCCCGCTGAGGTCCTTCTGGGAGCTGAGGGCCTCTCCTTGCACCCCTTCCAGATGCAGTATGTGTTCATATACCAAGCGCTGCTGGAGCACTATCTCTACGGCGACACGGAGCTGGAGGTGACTTCGTTAGAAATCCACCTCCAGAAGATCTACAACAAGGTGCCAGGGACCAGCAGCAACGGCCTGGAAGAGGAGTTCAAGGTGAGCCTGGTTCCTGCTCTGGTTTGCTCAGCCCGTGccggggcagcagggagcctcGTGTGCTTGGTTTTCCTCTGCTGGCCCCAAAAAGCTCTCCctgcttccctttcttcctctgcagaagCTGACTTCGATCAAGATTCAGAACGACAAGATGAGGACGGGCAATCTGCCGGCGAACATGAAGAAGAACAGGGTGCTTCAGATAATTCCATGTAAGGCTGGGCTGGGACAACGAGGAGGGGGACAGAGGCGTTTGTGGGGGCACAGGGTGGCTGAGGTGGGAGGGGGACTCAGGAGGACGTTTGGCAGGGACAGCATGAAGGGGCAGGGTCAAGGTGAGGTGGGTTTTCAGGACCCTTGCACCCTTCTCCCTGCTCCAGTCCCCCCAAATCAGGGCATGGCAGGAGGCAGAACCAAGTCTTCTTGTCCTAAATGAGCAGAGAGCTCCCTTCCCGTATCTTCCTGTGTCTCATTTAGGGCTTGGTGACTTCCCAGCCAAAGGCCACGCGTGATTCTCAATAAAATTCCCCAAAACTCTGATcgttttgcttctgtttcagatGAATTCAACCGAGTAATCATTCCAGTGAAGAGaggtgaagaaaacacagactACGTAAACGCGTCCTTCATTGACGTGAGTCTTCTCGAATCTTCTCCCACCTCACACTTCTCCCTGCAGGAAGGATTTGTCCTGAACCCCTTCTCCTACAGGTTTCCTAAGCTTCCTGccacttctctttgcttttttagCACTGGTTTGTCTCAAAGAAACCGTGCAGGCAGCGGGTTCTCAGTCTGTACCCCCAGTTTCTTCGTGGCTTGAGTGGGAGAGGAGATGTAGAGCCTGAGCAGAGCCTCCAAATCCTGCTCTCCCTTCTGCAGCTCCGGGGTTTGACGATAGCCTCGGAGAAGCGGATGCCCAAAGCCATGAAAGTAATTGCTTCATGGCTCGTTTGGTCAGAAAACATCCCCCAAATTAGTTCACGGAGCGCTGCGCGGATCCCAAAACCCTGGAGAAAACCAGGTCAATCCCATTACACCTGTCCCGGTGGCTGCAGGAAATGAGGCGGGGAGGTTAAGTGCTTTCCTCCCTCCGAGGAGGACAGCGGTGATTGCACAGCCTTTTTTCTCCTGAGTAATCCTGTTGACTTCAGGGGGCCGCCTCCCAGCAGTGTTTATCTTTGTGCAGCGCTGGGGAAGTGACAAAGAATTAGCCCAATCTCtaacaccatttatttttttttctaacatcaTTTCTCCCAGCCCAATTTCTAATATCATTTCCTCACGGCGgcggggcttttttttttttttttttcccccaaagggTAATTACTGCCACGGGCTGAACTCGTAAAATCAATGCATTCCCCAGATACAACGTCCCAAATGAgcttttctccccccaaaaaaatcccTCTTGTCAGGTCCCTGCATGTGCCGTGGCTGCGTCAGCTGCTGCCGAAAGGCGGATGCGAGCAGCCTGCCTTGGTCTAGATCAGAAAGGCGAAATGTCAGGCAGGCAATTTTGTCGAGGGCTCAATTTCCTGCCTCCGCTGAGCTTCGTTTCAGTGACGAGCCCCGAATGACGGAACATCTGCAGTCAGCCTGCCGTGAGGTCACGGGGGAGCGGTGGAGGTTTTCGTGCTCTTCTGGCGGAGCGGAGTCACCCTGACTTCTGGCAACGCCTGCTTTTGctcctttcttccccaaatCCCCGGGAAGAAGCAGAACTGGAGCACTCAGCCGTGATTGCCACGAAATTTAGGCTTCTCGACGTGTCTTTAGGAGTTCTGGAAACCCAAACCTTTCTCCTCCAGCCACGTAGGGCCACGCACACCTGGGGAATTGGATCCTGCCTCAGCTGCGCTTGGCACAAACGAAGGGCTCGCCGTGGCAGAGCTTTGTCTGGCGGTGCCTCAGCTGCCAAG
This genomic window from Aythya fuligula isolate bAytFul2 chromosome 4, bAytFul2.pri, whole genome shotgun sequence contains:
- the PTPRA gene encoding receptor-type tyrosine-protein phosphatase alpha, with translation MQVDDLLTIIKVNMDLWFFVLLLGSGLISVGAHNDTTEPPTAAPTSSRSPSPSPTAAPEDGRTTSARGLNATSPAPASTPPSEPPTTSAPQISPSATVLVPNASSTPGTSAPTPVPPATPLLPSAAPPAPRTAAPSTPAEATEGNVSATLPSQETSSASHNGNSDRRDETPIIAVMVALSSLLVIVFIIIVLYMLRFKKYKQAGSHSNSFRLPNGRADDAEPQSMPLLARSPSTNRKYPPLPVDKLEEEINRRMADDNKLFREEFNALPACPIQATCEAASKEENKEKNRYVNILPYDHSRVHLTPVEGVPDSDYINASFINGYQEKNKFIAAQGPKEETVNDFWRMIWEQNTATIVMVTNLKERKECKCAQYWPDQGCWTYGNIRVSVEDVTVLVDYTVRKFCIQQVGDVTNKKPQRLVTQFHFTSWPDFGVPFTPIGMLKFLKKVKTCNPQYAGAIVVHCSAGVGRTGTFIVIDAMLDMMHAERKVDVYGFVSRIRAQRCQMVQTDMQYVFIYQALLEHYLYGDTELEVTSLEIHLQKIYNKVPGTSSNGLEEEFKKLTSIKIQNDKMRTGNLPANMKKNRVLQIIPYEFNRVIIPVKRGEENTDYVNASFIDGYRQKDSYIASQGPLQHTIEDFWRMIWEWKSCSIVMLTELEERGQEKCAQYWPSDGSVSYGDITVELKKEEECESYTVRDLLVTNTRENKSRQIRQFHFHGWPEVGIPSDGKGMINIIAAVQKQQQQSGNHPITVHCSAGAGRTGTFCALSTVLERVKAEGILDVFQTVKSLRLQRPHMVQTLEQYEFCYKVVQEYIDAFSDYANFK